One Gloeocapsopsis sp. IPPAS B-1203 genomic window, CACTATATCAACCCTAGTAAATTTGTCATCGTCGAAGGCTTACTTGGCTATTCAACTCGCGGTGCGAGAGACTCATTTGACGTCAAAGTTTATCTTGCACCACCAGAGTCACTGCGCGCACAGTGGAAAATTAAGCGCGATACGCAAAAACGAGGCTATACAGCAGATCAAGTCAAAGCAGAACTAGAAAAGCGCGAACCTGATTCTGAACAGTTTATCCGTCCTCAGCGCCAATGGGCAGATGTTGTTGTCAGTTTTTATCCTCCTGGCGATGAACCGAATCAAGGTAACGGTCACTTAAATGTACGCTTAGTATTGCGTCCAACGATCCCACATCCAGATTTTACGCAAATTTTGAACATTATCAGCACTCATCCTCATCCAGCAGTGCGCTTAGATTTGGATCGAGATATGAACAAGCCTGTAGATGTTTTGGAAGTTGATGGTCATGCAACGTCGGAGCAAGTAGATGATTTAGAAAAGATTATCTGTAATGATATGCCACCTCATCTCTCACATTTTTGCAGTCGCGAAAGCAATCCTGAGTTAGGTAAGGTTGCTGGTACTACTGGAGAAACACTTCAAAGCTATCCTCTTGCTATAACCCAACTTTTGATTACATACCATATGCTCAAAGCCACACAAATTTATCAACAAGTTCTTGTTTAAACTTGCAACAGTAAATCCACCAGCGTAAACTTAGTCTGTCTAACAGCAAATTCTGCATGTAGCAAGTTTAAGTCATATACAATCGTGCAATTCCTTCTTTGATGACTTCAACAAGTTGCTCTTGTCGGAGACTAATATGGGCAGACATACAGTTTACAATTGTGACGGTAATGTGCTTTTTCCATAGAAATAAGACGCAAATAATATGCGCGGGCATTGATAGCTTCTAAGGAGTGTAACAGTTCTGCATTTTGCGACAACATGGCAATCTGCTCGTGAAAGCGTTCATCACATTGAGCGCACTCTAGTGGTGATAACTTGTTAAATTTTCGTGCTGCTGTCTGCCAAAACGTCACTAGCTTGTCTACTTCAGCATTAGTAGCTCATTCTGTAGCTAACTTCGCACTCATCATCTCTAAGCCACAGCGCACCTCATATAAATCAAAAATCATTTTGGTATCAAGTGTTCGACAAGAAAAGCCGCGTCGCGGTACAAAATCTAACAATCCTTCTGCCCCAAGGAGAAATTGTCAATGGTTGCGTACGCTGTCCTTACCACGGTTGGTCATTTGATCGCCAAGGAACTTGTGTTGCAGTTCCTCAACTTAAACCCGAACAAAGCATTCCTCCTAGCTATCAAGTGCGATTATACAAGTGTGCTGAACGTTA contains:
- a CDS encoding phosphoribulokinase; this translates as MSHRPIILGIVGDSAAGKTTLTKGIAQVLGPENVTVICTDDYHRYDRRQRAEIGITALHPDCNYLDIMQQHLSLLRTGQPILKPIYSHKTGTFEPPHYINPSKFVIVEGLLGYSTRGARDSFDVKVYLAPPESLRAQWKIKRDTQKRGYTADQVKAELEKREPDSEQFIRPQRQWADVVVSFYPPGDEPNQGNGHLNVRLVLRPTIPHPDFTQILNIISTHPHPAVRLDLDRDMNKPVDVLEVDGHATSEQVDDLEKIICNDMPPHLSHFCSRESNPELGKVAGTTGETLQSYPLAITQLLITYHMLKATQIYQQVLV